The DNA region CGTGGAATCGAGATCGGTGGTGGTCATCTCGGTACTCCTTGGGGGTGGGGCCGGACGGCCCGCGACAGGGGGATTGCGGTATCAGGTGGTGGCGGCCGCGGCGCGACGCATCGTCGCCTCGGCCTGGCGGAAGACGGGACCGTCGACCATGCGACCGTCCAGCCGGAACACGCCCTGGTTGTGCTCGGCGGCGGCGAGGACCTTCCGGGCCCAGGTCACCTCGTCGTCGTCGGGGGCGTAGGCCTCGCGGACCACCGCCACCTGGGACGGGTGGATGCACGCGGTGGCCACGAACCCCAGGGCGACGGCGTCGAGCGCCTCGGCGCGCTGACCCGTGGAGTCGGCGATGTCCAGGTGCACCGAGTCGACCGCCCACCGGCCGAACGCGGCCGCGGCGAGCGCGACGCGCGCACGGGCGTGACGCGGAACGTCGCGGTACTCCCCCGCCACGCGGGGGCCACCGGCCTCGGCGGACGAGAACCGGCTGGTCGACCCGCCCATCGCGGCGAGGAGGTCTTCGGCGCCCCACATCAGCCCCGCGCATCCGGGCGCGGCGGCGATCTCCTCCGCGCGGACCACGCCGAGCGGGGTCTCCACCAACGCCAGCACCGCGGCACCGGTCGTCGAGTGCAGGTCGGTGACCTGCGCGGCGGACTCGGTCTTGGCCAACATCACGCAGCGGTAGTCCGTCTCGGCCAGGGCCTCGAGGTCGGCCGCGTGGTCGTCGGTGTCGGCCGGGTTGACCCGCACGATCGTCCGCTCCGGGTCGAGTCGCGAGGCCCGCAGTGCGTCCCGGGCGGCGGGACGGTCCGCGGGGGCGACGGCGTCCTCGAGGTCGACGATCACCACGTCCGCGCGGTCGGCGGCCTTGCCGTAGCGCTCCGGCCTGTCGGCCGGGCAGAACAGCAGTGCCGGGCCGGGCGGTATCCAGGCGGGGGTCGGGGTCACCGCGATCCCTCCGCGTCCGGTCCGGACTCGGTCGGCCGCTTGCGGACGAGCGTCTTGCGGACCGCCTTGGCCACGATGTCGCCGTGCTGGTTGCGGCCGATGTGCTCGAGGGTCACGATGCCCTCGCCCGGACGAGACTTCGACTCACGCTTGTCCGTGCACACCGTCTCCGCGTACAGCGTGTCGCCGTGCAGCACCGGCTTGGGGAAGCTGACCTCCGAGAAACCGAGGTTCGCCACGATCGTGCCCTGGGTGAGCTGGGCGACCGACAGTCCCACGAGGGTGGAGAGCGTGTGCATGGAGTTCATGAGCCGCTCGCCGCCGAATCCCGGCTGCTCGGCCGACCACGCGGCGTCCAGGTGCAGGGCCTGGGTGTTCATCGTCAGCGTGGTGAACAGGACGTTGTCCGTCTCGGTCATCGTGCGCCCGGGGCGGTGGAGGTAGGCGGTGCCCACCTCGTACTCCTCGAACCACAGGCCACGCTGGACGACCTCTCTGCGCTGCTCGGACATCGCCTACAGCCCCAGACCGCGCGCGATGAGCATGAGCTGCACCTCGGTGGTGCCCTCGCCGATCTCGAGGATCTTGGAGTCGCGGTAGTGCCGCGCCACCGGGTACTCGTTCATGAAGCCGTAGCCACCGTGGATCTGGGTGGCGTCGCGGGCGTTGTCCATGGCCGCCTCGGAGGCGACCATCTTGGCGATGGCGGCCTCCTTCTTGAACGGCTTGCCGGCCAACATGAGGCGGGCGGCCTCGTAGTAGGCGCAGCGCGCGGTGTGGGCGCGGGCCTCCATGCGGGCGATCTTGAACGCGATGGCCTGGAACTCGCCGATCTTGCGTCCCATCGACTCGCGCTCACGGGCGTACTTGACCGACTCGTCGACGCAGCCCTGCGCGGCACCGGTGGCCACGGCGGCGATCGCGATACGACCCTCGTCGAGGATCGACAGGAAGTTCGCGTAGCCGCGCCCCTCCTCGCCGAGGAGGTTCTCCACCGGGACGCGGGCATCGGCGAAGGTCAGCGGGTGCGTGTCCGAGGAGTTCCAGCCCACCTTGTCGTAGGCCGGCTCAGCCGTGAACCCGGGGGTGTCGGCCGGGACGATGATCGTCGAGATGGCCTTCTTGCCGTTGTCCCGGACCCCGGTCACGGCAGTGACGGTGACCAACGAGGTGATGTCGGTGCCGGAGTTGGTGATGAACTGCTTGTTGCCGTTGATCACCCACTCGTCGCCGTCACGCTTCGCGGTGGTCTTGGTGGCGCCGGCGTCCGAACCCGCACCGGGCTCGGTCAGGCCGAAGCCGGCGAGCGTGCGGCCGGCGGCCAGGTCGGGCAGCCACGTGGCCCGCTGCTCGTCGTTGCCGAAGTGGTAGATCGGCATGGCGCCCAGGCCCACGCCGGCCTCGAGGGTCATGGCGGTCGACTGGTCGACGCGGCCGAGCTCCTCCAGCGCGAGGGACAACGCGAAGTAGTCGCCGCCCATCCCACCGAACTCCTCGGGGAAGGGCAGACCGAACAGGCCCATGTCGCCCATCTGGGCGACGACCTCGTACGGGAACGTGTGGTTGCGGTCGTGCTCGGCCGAGGCCGGGGCCACCACCTTGTCGGCGAAGTCCGCGACCGTCGACTTCAGGTCCGCGTAGTGCTCTTCCAACTCAGGCATTGCCTTCTCCTTCGGATTCCTCGGTGGAGGGGTGGGGCTCGACGGTGCTCGGTTCAACAGTCGCGAGCAGGTGATCGGCGGGCACCTGCTCGCCGGTGGAGACGTGCACGCGGACCACACCGTCGATCGGCGCGGGGAGCGCGTGCTCCATCTTCATGGCCTCGACGGCCAGGATGTTCTGTCCGGCGGTCACCTCGTCGCCGTCGGCGACGAAGCACGCGATGACCGACCCGGGCATGGGGCTGAGGATCTGGCCGTCCGACATCCCGGCGTCGTGGATCCGGGAATCGATGAGCGGCAGCATCCGCAGATCCCACGTCCCGCCGTCGCCGGCCACCCAGAAGGTGTCCGCGGCCTTGGGGTCCGCCGAGCGCACGACGGTCCAGCGCTGCTGGGTGCCGTCGACGGTCAGTCTGAGCGAGGCGCCGTCCCGGGCGACCCGCGCGCGGTGCCGGGAGGAGACCTCGGGCGACTCGGTGGAGCCGATCGTCGCGTCGGTGATGGTCACCTCGGCGTCGTCGGGAGTCCCCTTGAGTCCCACCGTGACCGCGTCGGACCCGGCGCCGGCGTCCAGGCGGGTCCACACCTCGGCGCGCCCACCGATCCGCCAGCCGTTGGGCACGTCCCACGGGCCGCGACGCCGCGCGGGCACCCTGGCCCAGCGCTCCTCGGTGCGGTGCATGGCCACGGCGATCAGTCCGCCCTCGGGAGCGGGGGTCGCGGTGTAGTCGTCGACCGACCGGTCGAGCAGGCCCGTGTCCAGCTCGCCGGCGATGACCTCCGGCCGCGAGAGCAGGAACCGGCAGAAGTCGACGTTGGTGCGCAGCCCCAGCACGTGGGTGCCGGCGAGCGCAGCGTCGAGCCGGGCCAGTGCCTCGGCGCGATCGGCACCGTGGGCGATCACCTTGCCGAGCATCGGGTCGTAGTCGCTGCCGACGACCGTGCCGACGCGCAGTCCGGAGTCCACGCGGATGCCGTCGCCGGACGGCTCCTCCAGTCCGACCACCGTGCCGCCGGTGGGCAGGAAGCCCTTGGCCGGGTCCTCGGCGTAGACGCGGGCCTCGATCGCGTGACCGGTGAGGGTGATGTCGGACTGGCGGAGGGTGAGCTCCTGGCCCGCGGCGATGCGGACCTGCCAGTCGACCAGGTCCACGCCGGTGACCATCTCGGTGACCGGGTGTTCGACCTGCAGGCGGGTGTTCATCTCCATGAAGAAGAACTCGTCCGGGGCGTGGGCCGAGACGATGAACTCCACCGTGCCGGCGCCCACGTAGCCCACCGAGCGGGCCGCGTCGCAGGCCGCCTGACCGATGCGCTGGCGGGTGACCTCGTCGAGGAGCGCGCTGGGCGCCTCCTCGATGACCTTCTGGTGGCGGCGCTGCAGCGAGCACTCCCGCTCACCCAGATGGATGACGTTGCCGTGGGTGTCGGCCAGGACCTGCACCTCGATGTGGCGCGGGGTGTCGACGAACCGCTCGAGGAAGAGCGTGTCGTCGCCGAAGGCGTTCGCTGACTCCCGGCGGGCGGATTCCAGCGCGGCCGGCAGATCGGCGGCATCGGTGACGCGGCGCATCCCCTTGCCGCCACCTCCGGCGGAGGGCTTGACGAGGACCGGGTACCCGACCTCCGCGGCACCGGCGATCAGCTCGTCGTCGGTCAGCCCCGGACGCGAGAT from Dietzia sp. B32 includes:
- a CDS encoding CoA ester lyase, producing the protein MTPTPAWIPPGPALLFCPADRPERYGKAADRADVVIVDLEDAVAPADRPAARDALRASRLDPERTIVRVNPADTDDHAADLEALAETDYRCVMLAKTESAAQVTDLHSTTGAAVLALVETPLGVVRAEEIAAAPGCAGLMWGAEDLLAAMGGSTSRFSSAEAGGPRVAGEYRDVPRHARARVALAAAAFGRWAVDSVHLDIADSTGQRAEALDAVALGFVATACIHPSQVAVVREAYAPDDDEVTWARKVLAAAEHNQGVFRLDGRMVDGPVFRQAEATMRRAAAATT
- a CDS encoding MaoC family dehydratase, with product MSEQRREVVQRGLWFEEYEVGTAYLHRPGRTMTETDNVLFTTLTMNTQALHLDAAWSAEQPGFGGERLMNSMHTLSTLVGLSVAQLTQGTIVANLGFSEVSFPKPVLHGDTLYAETVCTDKRESKSRPGEGIVTLEHIGRNQHGDIVAKAVRKTLVRKRPTESGPDAEGSR
- a CDS encoding acyl-CoA dehydrogenase family protein, with protein sequence MPELEEHYADLKSTVADFADKVVAPASAEHDRNHTFPYEVVAQMGDMGLFGLPFPEEFGGMGGDYFALSLALEELGRVDQSTAMTLEAGVGLGAMPIYHFGNDEQRATWLPDLAAGRTLAGFGLTEPGAGSDAGATKTTAKRDGDEWVINGNKQFITNSGTDITSLVTVTAVTGVRDNGKKAISTIIVPADTPGFTAEPAYDKVGWNSSDTHPLTFADARVPVENLLGEEGRGYANFLSILDEGRIAIAAVATGAAQGCVDESVKYARERESMGRKIGEFQAIAFKIARMEARAHTARCAYYEAARLMLAGKPFKKEAAIAKMVASEAAMDNARDATQIHGGYGFMNEYPVARHYRDSKILEIGEGTTEVQLMLIARGLGL
- a CDS encoding biotin carboxylase N-terminal domain-containing protein, yielding MSEKLSQKLHTVLVANRGEIACRVIRSLRAAGIRSVAVYSDADADALHVRMADAAVRLGPAQASQSYLDIDKVIDACRRTGAQAVHPGYGFLSENSRFARALEEAGLIFVGPPASAIETMGDKITAKAAVSARDVPTVPGISRPGLTDDELIAGAAEVGYPVLVKPSAGGGGKGMRRVTDAADLPAALESARRESANAFGDDTLFLERFVDTPRHIEVQVLADTHGNVIHLGERECSLQRRHQKVIEEAPSALLDEVTRQRIGQAACDAARSVGYVGAGTVEFIVSAHAPDEFFFMEMNTRLQVEHPVTEMVTGVDLVDWQVRIAAGQELTLRQSDITLTGHAIEARVYAEDPAKGFLPTGGTVVGLEEPSGDGIRVDSGLRVGTVVGSDYDPMLGKVIAHGADRAEALARLDAALAGTHVLGLRTNVDFCRFLLSRPEVIAGELDTGLLDRSVDDYTATPAPEGGLIAVAMHRTEERWARVPARRRGPWDVPNGWRIGGRAEVWTRLDAGAGSDAVTVGLKGTPDDAEVTITDATIGSTESPEVSSRHRARVARDGASLRLTVDGTQQRWTVVRSADPKAADTFWVAGDGGTWDLRMLPLIDSRIHDAGMSDGQILSPMPGSVIACFVADGDEVTAGQNILAVEAMKMEHALPAPIDGVVRVHVSTGEQVPADHLLATVEPSTVEPHPSTEESEGEGNA